A window of Theropithecus gelada isolate Dixy chromosome 14, Tgel_1.0, whole genome shotgun sequence contains these coding sequences:
- the LOC112607363 gene encoding LOW QUALITY PROTEIN: uncharacterized protein LOC112607363 (The sequence of the model RefSeq protein was modified relative to this genomic sequence to represent the inferred CDS: inserted 4 bases in 2 codons) encodes MCCGPQCPGPHVVPEPTGVNKGPRCGDKGGDRPETQRCPRHPGRGDXPSRKLGLVSVPPQPQGLARTPGAPHPGDSAHRGLXGGGFPGAWEAGFPTPWTSTQTSSQARHFPRARGQPGSPGLREGQVWEAGGRHLSLLMPPPQAYCLDSGTSCPFPPSPVPGGSPDSFRGDHGP; translated from the exons ATGTGCTGCGGCCCCCAGTGTCCCGGGCCCCACGTGGTGCCTGAGCCTACAGGTGTCAACAAAGGCCCGAGGTGTGGGGACAAAGGCGGGGACAGGCCCGAG ACGCAGCGATGCCCTAGACACCCGGGGAGAGGTGA CCCCAGCAGGAAGCTGGGCCTGGTTTCTGTCCCTCCACAGCCACAAGGCCTGGCCAGGACGCCGGGAGCACCACACCCTGGAGACTCAGCTCACCGAGGACT GGGCGGGGGCTTCCCCGGTGCCTGGGAAGCTGGGTTCCCCACCCCCTGGACTTCCACCCAGACATCATCTCAAGCCAG GCACTTCCCCCGGGCCAGAGGGCAGCCTGGCAGCCCTGGACTCCGGGAGGGCCAAGTCTGGGAAGCTGGAGGACGTCATCTTTCACTCTTGATGCCGCCGCCCCAGGCCTACTGTTTGGACAGCGGGACAAGCTGCCCATTTCCTCCATCTCC GGTCCCTGGAGGTTCCCCGGATTCTTTCAGGGGAGACCATGGGCCCTAA